One genomic region from Solwaraspora sp. WMMD792 encodes:
- a CDS encoding ABC transporter permease, with product MNQLRNWRTVALAIPVPVLLLILWELVVRGDLVANLPGPVEVFTQFGELLGGRLAFDAPLGEHIWQSARRVLTGFGIACLIAVPLGVLMGRSPRLSSLLDPTVNLLRPIPVTAWAPLMVVIVGIGSKSAIVLIVIATFYPVLLNTIAGVRNVPPRLLEAAAMLGTARHRVLWQVVLPAALPSVFAGMRIGLGFAWVIVVVGETVGVQTGLGALITQAWQVSRTDLIITGMLVIGLAGFLSDKGMSALWRLALRNRPLGSS from the coding sequence GTGAACCAGCTGCGGAACTGGCGCACCGTCGCGCTGGCGATCCCCGTACCGGTGCTGTTGCTGATCCTGTGGGAACTCGTGGTGCGCGGTGATCTGGTGGCCAACCTGCCCGGCCCGGTCGAGGTCTTCACCCAGTTCGGCGAACTTCTCGGTGGCCGACTCGCCTTCGATGCCCCGCTGGGTGAGCACATCTGGCAGAGCGCCCGCCGAGTCCTTACCGGCTTCGGCATCGCCTGCCTGATCGCCGTACCGCTGGGTGTGCTGATGGGACGGTCACCGCGACTGTCGTCGCTGCTCGACCCCACCGTCAACCTGCTACGACCGATCCCGGTCACCGCGTGGGCGCCGCTGATGGTGGTGATCGTCGGCATCGGTTCGAAGAGCGCCATCGTCCTGATCGTGATCGCGACGTTCTACCCGGTGCTGCTGAACACGATCGCCGGGGTACGGAACGTGCCGCCGCGACTGTTGGAGGCCGCCGCGATGCTCGGCACCGCCCGACACCGGGTGCTCTGGCAGGTGGTACTTCCGGCGGCCCTGCCCAGCGTCTTCGCCGGCATGCGGATCGGGCTCGGGTTCGCCTGGGTGATCGTGGTCGTCGGTGAGACCGTCGGCGTCCAGACCGGACTCGGCGCCCTGATCACCCAGGCATGGCAGGTCAGCCGGACCGATCTGATCATCACCGGGATGCTGGTGATCGGACTCGCCGGGTTCCTGTCCGACAAGGGCATGTCCGCACTGTGGCGGCTGGCCCTGCGCAACCGGCCGCTGGGTAGCAGCTGA
- a CDS encoding ABC transporter ATP-binding protein: MPTATDPVTAPVTTAVSCRGLGKTYPGSRGRTVEALRDIDLDIAEGEFVCIVGASGCGKSTLLRLVAGFEPVTAGSLTVRDRPVRAPGPDRGVVFQDYGLFPWLTVAGNIGYGPRQRGVSRTETRRVVERYLELVQLGKFADRFPHQLSGGMQQRVAIARVLANDPAVLLMDEPFGALDSLTREKLQLSLLQIWQQVRSTVLFITHSVEEAVLLADRVVVMSGGPNHGVPGHVAEISSIDLPQPRDVTSPEFNQMKRHLLDVVHREVAAGAAET; this comes from the coding sequence ATGCCGACAGCCACCGACCCGGTGACCGCGCCGGTCACCACGGCGGTCTCCTGCCGGGGACTCGGCAAGACGTACCCCGGTAGCCGCGGCCGGACGGTCGAAGCCCTGCGGGACATCGACCTGGATATCGCCGAGGGTGAGTTCGTCTGCATCGTCGGTGCCAGCGGCTGTGGCAAGAGCACGCTGCTGCGGCTGGTCGCTGGCTTCGAGCCGGTCACCGCCGGGTCACTCACCGTGCGCGACCGGCCGGTCCGGGCTCCGGGACCCGACCGGGGAGTGGTCTTCCAGGACTACGGGCTGTTCCCCTGGCTGACAGTAGCCGGCAACATCGGGTACGGCCCTCGGCAACGCGGCGTCAGTCGCACCGAGACGCGCCGCGTCGTCGAACGCTACTTGGAGCTGGTGCAGCTGGGAAAGTTCGCCGACCGATTCCCCCACCAGCTCTCCGGCGGGATGCAGCAGCGGGTGGCGATCGCCCGGGTGCTCGCCAACGATCCGGCCGTGCTGCTGATGGACGAGCCGTTCGGCGCGCTCGACTCGCTCACCCGGGAGAAGCTTCAGCTGTCGCTGCTGCAGATCTGGCAACAGGTCCGGTCGACCGTGCTGTTCATCACCCACAGTGTTGAGGAAGCGGTACTGCTCGCCGACCGGGTGGTGGTGATGAGCGGCGGCCCCAACCACGGCGTACCCGGCCATGTCGCCGAAATCAGCTCGATCGACCTGCCGCAACCGCGGGACGTCACCTCACCGGAGTTCAACCAGATGAAGCGGCACCTGCTCGACGTGGTGCATCGGGAGGTCGCGGCCGGCGCCGCCGAAACCTGA
- a CDS encoding ABC transporter substrate-binding protein, whose translation MRLWTPVPRRLALVAAALLALTACGDGGGTAGGPVDPADLVALEGEQRSVTVGVLRQPHLSHPLFYDRFLPENVTLDIVPFANSTEIKNAVVSGDLTFGVTGITAALQGAANAEPVVVVAAAADGGSAIVAGEESGIGDVADLRGKRIGYVPGSAQDILLRLTLTDAGIDPATDVDLVNVQFADMPAALARGDIDAFSGAETGPSDALVRGGSVVVTKPYDTAMGKINIIMATSESVIAADPELVQAMVEVHARATDYMRDNPDVWAEAVVDKYGFSAESLELAVPNIELRWQIDDDYQAQTRVLGEQQLQLDQIQDEPDYDRFIDPSFVQELM comes from the coding sequence ATGCGCCTCTGGACACCCGTACCCCGGCGACTGGCGTTGGTCGCGGCGGCCCTGCTCGCGCTCACCGCCTGTGGCGACGGCGGCGGTACGGCCGGCGGGCCGGTCGATCCGGCCGACCTTGTCGCGCTCGAGGGCGAACAACGAAGCGTCACGGTCGGGGTGCTGCGCCAGCCGCACCTGTCCCACCCGCTGTTCTACGACCGGTTCCTCCCGGAGAACGTCACCCTGGACATCGTCCCGTTCGCCAACTCCACCGAGATCAAGAACGCGGTGGTCAGTGGGGATCTCACCTTCGGTGTCACCGGCATCACCGCTGCGCTGCAGGGGGCGGCGAACGCCGAACCGGTCGTGGTGGTCGCCGCGGCGGCCGACGGTGGCTCGGCGATCGTCGCGGGCGAGGAGTCCGGCATCGGCGACGTCGCCGACCTGCGCGGCAAGCGGATCGGCTACGTACCCGGATCGGCCCAGGACATCCTGCTTCGGCTCACTCTCACCGACGCCGGCATCGACCCGGCGACCGACGTCGACCTGGTCAACGTGCAGTTCGCCGACATGCCGGCGGCGCTGGCCCGGGGCGACATCGACGCGTTCTCCGGTGCCGAGACCGGTCCGTCGGACGCCCTGGTACGGGGCGGATCAGTGGTGGTGACCAAGCCGTACGACACCGCCATGGGCAAGATCAACATCATCATGGCGACCAGTGAATCGGTGATCGCCGCCGATCCCGAGCTGGTTCAGGCCATGGTCGAGGTGCACGCCAGGGCCACCGACTACATGCGTGACAACCCGGACGTCTGGGCTGAGGCCGTCGTCGACAAGTACGGATTCAGCGCCGAGTCCCTCGAACTCGCCGTGCCCAACATCGAACTGCGCTGGCAGATCGACGACGACTACCAGGCACAGACCCGGGTCCTCGGTGAGCAGCAGCTCCAGCTCGACCAGATCCAGGACGAGCCCGACTACGACCGCTTCATCGACCCGTCGTTCGTCCAGGAGCTGATGTGA